The stretch of DNA ACATCCTCGGCTCGTCCGACTATTGGGACTCGCTCACCCTGATCGGCGAGGTCAGCGTCAATCACGTGGTGCGCCACGACACGCTCTACCTCTACGATGCCGAAGGCGCGCCGCTGCAGGACGGCAACGGCAACAATATCAACGAATTCAACCGCCTGTCCGGCGACGACACGTCGTGGGGCTTCCAGGGCCTGGCGGAATTCGCCTATACCGACGTCTTCCCCGGCGGCTGGGACATGTTCATTCCCGTAACCTTCGGGATCGCCTTCGGCACGCCGTCCTATTCGGGCTCGCTGGGCGCCCTGTCGGGCAACGGCGACGTCCGCGCCTCGGTCGGGGTCAAGTTCCGCTACCTGAACAATCTCGAGATCAGCGCCGTCTACAACGCCTTCTTCGGCGACTACGATTCGATCGAGCGCCCGCTGGTCGACCGCGATTACGCGATCGCCTCGGTCAAATACACGTTCTGAGAAAGATGGGAGGAGACATCATGGATCGCAGAACCTTCGTCAAGGGCGTCGGCGCCGCTGCACTGATGGCGGGGCTGCCCAAATTCGCCCTGGCCAAGGCTTCGGCGGACGAGATCGGCAAGCTCGGCTCCACGCTGACCCCCATGGGCGCGGTGAAGGAAGGCAATGCCGACGGTTCCATCGCCCCCTGGTCGGGCAAGTGGCTGGGCACGCCCCCGGGCATTTCCTTCGCCGGCACCGGCACGCCGCTGCCCGACCCTTACGCCTCCGAAAAGCCGATCTTCACCATCACGGCGCAGAGCCTCGCGCAATATGCCGACAAGCTGTCGGCCGGCCAGCAGGCGATGTTCAAGCGCTATCCCGACACCTTCAAGATGCATGTCTATCCGTGCCATCGGGATTTCCGCTATTCCGACTGGACGCACGAACAGATCAGGCAGAATGCCGAACTGGCCGCGCTCACCGCCAGCCAGGAAGGCATCACCAACGTGAAGGGCGGCGCCGCCTTCCCCTTCCCGAAGTCGGGCATCGAGCAGATCTGGAACGTCATCACCGCGACCAAGGCCTTCACCGAGACCGGCGACTACGACGAAGCCGTGGTCTATCCGGACGGCAATATCGCCTGGGGCGGCCAGAAGTGGGACATCTACGCGCCCCCCTACGACCCGAACACCCCGCGCGAGGCGGGCTCGCCGCAATCGTCCTTCGTCTTCCGCGAAACCACCAAGCCGGAACGCGAGCGCGGCTCGATCGCCCTGGTGCAGGAAACCTGGGCCTTCGACAGCAATCCGACCATGGCCTATCAATATGTCCCGGGCACCCGCCGCGTGAAGCAGGCGCCGGAAGTGGCCGGCGACTATCCGCTCGGGCCCGGCGGTTTCCACACCGTGGACGACACCCGCCTGTGGGCCCAGTCGCCCAAGCGTTACACCTGGGAACTGGTGGGCAAGAAGGAAATCTTCGTGCCCTACAACAACTACAAGGTCGAGGATCCGGCGGCGTCCTACAAGACCCTGCTCGGCAAGTCGCACCTGAACCCGGATTTCATGCGCTGGGAACTGCACCGCGTCTGGGTCCTGAAGGCCAAGCTGAAGGACGGCATCCGTCACATCTATGGCGCGCGCACCATCTATGCCGACGAGGACACCCACCTGCCGCTGCTGGCCGACATGTACGACGCGCGGGGCGAGCTTTACCGCTTCGCGCTGAACACGGTCTCCTATGATTACGCGGCGCAGATCTTCATGACCCGGGTCTGCTGCTACCACGATCTCGTCTCCGGCGCCTATATGGCGGACCGGCTGACCAACGAGCTGAAGAACAAGCCGAAGTTCAATGTCGGCGGGCGGAAACCGGGCGATTACACCCCGGCCGAACTGAAGCGCCGCGGCGTCTGAGCATCGATCCGGCCGGCGGCGGCCATGCCGCCGGCCACCATTGAAGGGCACCTGCGATGGACCAGGACACTATCGCGGCGCTGGGTCTCGAACTGCACCGGGCCCTCGTCGCGCGCAGCACGGTCGCGCCCCTTTCCGGGCGCGGCTTTCCGATCACGGTCGACGATGCCTATGCCGTCCAGACCGCCTTCCTGTCGCATCGGATCACGGCGGCCAATCGCATCGTCGGCAAGAAGATCGGCGTCACCTCGCGTCCCGTCCAGACCATGCTGGGCGTGAACCAGCCCGATTTCGGCATGCTCCTGGCCGAGATGGCGGTGCCGGAGCGGGGCGAGATTTCGATGGCGACCATGATCCAGCCAAGGGCGGAGGGCGAGATCGGCTTCGTCCTGAAGCGCGACCTGATGGGCCCGGGCGTCACCAATGCCGATGTCCTGCGGGCGACGGACGGCGTGATCGCCTGTCTCGAAATCGTCGATTCCCGCATCACCGACTGGAAGATCGCCATCGCCGATACGGTCGCGGACAATGCCTCCTGCGGCGTCTTCGTGCTGGGCGACCGGCTGGTCGACCCGCGTCACCTCGACCTTGCGCTGGCCGGCATGATCATCGAGAAGAACGGCCGCATCGTCGGCACCGGGGCGGGCGCCGCCACCCTGGATTCGCCGGTCAACGCCATGGCCTGGCTGGCCAATACCCTGGGCGCGCGGGGCATCCCGCTGAAGGCGGGGGAAGTGATCCTGTCCGGCTCGCTGGCCGCGCTGATCCCGGTCGCGGCCGGCGACGCGGTCCGGGTGACGATCCAGGGGATCGGCACCTGCCATGCCAATTTCATCGCCTGAGGGCATCATGAGCGGACAGGATTTCGCCGGCCGCGTCGCCCTCGTCACCGGCGGCGCCTCGGGCATCGGCCATGCCACGGTCGAGGGCTTCGTCGCCCGGGGCGGTTCGGCGGTCATCGCCGACATCAACGCCGGCCTTGCCGGGGAACGCGCGGCGGCCCTCGGCGGGCGGGCGATCGCGGTAACCCTCGACGTTGCCGACGAGGCCGGCTGGATCGCCGCCGTCGCCGCGGCCAGGGCGGCGTTCGGCGGGCTCGACGTCGTCGTCAATGCCGCCGGCATTTCATTCACCTCCAGCGTCGCCAATACCGAGATCGAGGATTGGAACCGGGTGGTCGGGGTCAACCAGACCGGCACTTTCCTCGGCTGCAAGCATGGCCTCCTGGCGATCGCCGAGACCGGGCGGGGCGGGGCCATCGTCAATATTTCCTCGGTCCAGGGCATCCACGCCCATGCCGCCAGCTTCGTCTACAACACGACCAAGGCGGCGGTGCGCATGATGTCGAAATCGGTCGCCCTCTCGGGCGCGCTGTTCCAGCCGCCGATCCGCTGCAACACCGTGCTGCCCGGCTATGTCGACACGCCGATCCTGGCGCCGGTCGCCGACATGCTGGGCGGCCGCGAGGCGCTGGTTGCCGGCATGTCGCGGGATACGCCGCTCGGCCGCCTGATCGAGGCGGGCGAGATCGCCGAGGCCATCCTCTTCCTCGCGTCCGACCGGGCGGCCATGGTCACCGGGGCCGAACTCGTGGTCGACGGCGGCCTGACCGTGCCGATGCACATCACCTATGCCCAGGCGATGTAACGCATCGGATTTTATTGTTCGCCCCGGCGAACGATGAATTCGTGGGCGCTCCCTTCCGGCTGGTGCC from Zavarzinia compransoris encodes:
- a CDS encoding DUF1329 domain-containing protein, translating into MDRRTFVKGVGAAALMAGLPKFALAKASADEIGKLGSTLTPMGAVKEGNADGSIAPWSGKWLGTPPGISFAGTGTPLPDPYASEKPIFTITAQSLAQYADKLSAGQQAMFKRYPDTFKMHVYPCHRDFRYSDWTHEQIRQNAELAALTASQEGITNVKGGAAFPFPKSGIEQIWNVITATKAFTETGDYDEAVVYPDGNIAWGGQKWDIYAPPYDPNTPREAGSPQSSFVFRETTKPERERGSIALVQETWAFDSNPTMAYQYVPGTRRVKQAPEVAGDYPLGPGGFHTVDDTRLWAQSPKRYTWELVGKKEIFVPYNNYKVEDPAASYKTLLGKSHLNPDFMRWELHRVWVLKAKLKDGIRHIYGARTIYADEDTHLPLLADMYDARGELYRFALNTVSYDYAAQIFMTRVCCYHDLVSGAYMADRLTNELKNKPKFNVGGRKPGDYTPAELKRRGV
- a CDS encoding fumarylacetoacetate hydrolase family protein; amino-acid sequence: MDQDTIAALGLELHRALVARSTVAPLSGRGFPITVDDAYAVQTAFLSHRITAANRIVGKKIGVTSRPVQTMLGVNQPDFGMLLAEMAVPERGEISMATMIQPRAEGEIGFVLKRDLMGPGVTNADVLRATDGVIACLEIVDSRITDWKIAIADTVADNASCGVFVLGDRLVDPRHLDLALAGMIIEKNGRIVGTGAGAATLDSPVNAMAWLANTLGARGIPLKAGEVILSGSLAALIPVAAGDAVRVTIQGIGTCHANFIA
- a CDS encoding SDR family NAD(P)-dependent oxidoreductase; its protein translation is MSGQDFAGRVALVTGGASGIGHATVEGFVARGGSAVIADINAGLAGERAAALGGRAIAVTLDVADEAGWIAAVAAARAAFGGLDVVVNAAGISFTSSVANTEIEDWNRVVGVNQTGTFLGCKHGLLAIAETGRGGAIVNISSVQGIHAHAASFVYNTTKAAVRMMSKSVALSGALFQPPIRCNTVLPGYVDTPILAPVADMLGGREALVAGMSRDTPLGRLIEAGEIAEAILFLASDRAAMVTGAELVVDGGLTVPMHITYAQAM